In one window of Aquamicrobium sp. DNA:
- a CDS encoding DUF1476 domain-containing protein — translation MASMDDRKDAFEKKFAHDEELKFKATVRRNKLLGLWAAEKLGKSGDEAEAYAKSVVAADFEEAGDEDVFRKVRADFDAAGVDQSDHQIRRTMDELLDQAIAQVKNA, via the coding sequence ATGGCCAGCATGGACGACCGCAAGGACGCCTTCGAGAAGAAGTTCGCCCACGACGAGGAACTGAAGTTCAAGGCCACTGTGCGCCGCAACAAGCTTCTCGGGCTCTGGGCCGCGGAAAAGCTCGGCAAGAGCGGCGACGAGGCCGAAGCCTACGCCAAGTCCGTCGTCGCCGCCGACTTCGAGGAAGCGGGCGACGAGGACGTGTTCCGCAAGGTTCGGGCTGATTTCGACGCCGCCGGCGTCGACCAGTCCGACCATCAGATCCGCCGCACCATGGACGAGTTGCTCGACCAGGCGATCGCGCAGGTCAAGAACGCGTGA
- a CDS encoding HpcH/HpaI aldolase/citrate lyase family protein, with product MSPARLAARLAAGDTVFTAWSSLPDALTVEVLAETVMDAVTLDMQHGGHHEDSVLRGLGPVIAAGKPGLVRVPVGRFDMASRALDFGAEAVIAPMVNTLDDARAFATAMKYPPVGQRSWGPSFAMPRFQAHEAHAWMNGENGRTLAFAMIETREALAIVDDILAVPGIDGVFVGPADFSIAWSGGATVDPSLPQMMDAIAHIAARAAAAGKHAAIYVVDPALVGGYAAMGFRLIALGGESRYMALGAASLLDAARATMK from the coding sequence GTGAGCCCGGCAAGGCTCGCCGCGCGGCTGGCCGCGGGCGACACCGTCTTCACGGCGTGGTCGTCGCTGCCGGACGCCCTGACGGTGGAAGTGCTGGCCGAGACCGTCATGGATGCCGTCACCCTCGACATGCAGCATGGCGGCCATCACGAGGACAGCGTGCTGCGCGGACTGGGGCCGGTCATCGCCGCCGGCAAGCCGGGTCTGGTGCGCGTTCCCGTCGGCCGGTTCGACATGGCGAGCCGCGCGCTCGATTTCGGCGCCGAGGCGGTCATCGCGCCGATGGTCAACACGCTGGACGATGCCCGGGCCTTCGCCACGGCCATGAAGTACCCGCCTGTCGGCCAGCGGTCGTGGGGGCCGAGCTTCGCCATGCCGCGCTTTCAGGCGCATGAGGCCCATGCGTGGATGAACGGGGAGAACGGGCGAACGCTCGCCTTCGCCATGATCGAGACGCGCGAGGCGCTGGCCATCGTCGACGACATCCTCGCCGTGCCGGGCATCGACGGCGTCTTCGTCGGTCCCGCCGACTTCTCCATCGCCTGGAGCGGCGGGGCGACGGTCGACCCCTCGCTGCCGCAGATGATGGACGCCATCGCCCATATCGCGGCGCGCGCGGCCGCGGCCGGCAAGCATGCGGCGATCTATGTCGTCGATCCGGCGCTTGTCGGGGGCTATGCCGCGATGGGCTTTCGCCTGATCGCGCTGGGCGGCGAGAGCCGCTACATGGCGCTGGGCGCGGCCTCGCTTCTCGATGCGGCGCGCGCGACGATGAAATAG
- a CDS encoding EamA family transporter, whose product MSTAVFLAVIAAAAMHASWNALLKVRGDRFVSVSLMSVSMALVVLPLAPFVTMPGRETWGWIAASLVFHTGYKYYLTRAYETGDLALAYPLARGTAPLLATVGGVLLLAEIPGPVAISGILLLSCGVFLMSFRGSRALGAYDGRSVFFALVTSVFIAGYTLTDGSGARSAADATSYAVWLFMCEGLWSLVFCLALRGPKALRTMAGEWKVGLVGGFLSAVAYWIAMWAMTKAPIATVGALRETSILFAMALSTLVLGERLTRWRVAAGLLIVGGMVALRFG is encoded by the coding sequence ATGAGCACGGCCGTGTTCCTCGCGGTCATCGCGGCCGCGGCCATGCATGCGTCGTGGAACGCGCTGCTCAAGGTGCGCGGCGACCGATTCGTCTCCGTATCGCTGATGAGCGTCAGCATGGCGCTGGTCGTGCTGCCGCTCGCGCCCTTCGTGACCATGCCGGGGCGCGAGACATGGGGATGGATCGCCGCGTCGCTCGTCTTCCACACCGGCTATAAATATTACCTGACGCGCGCCTACGAGACCGGCGACCTGGCGCTCGCCTATCCGCTGGCGCGGGGCACGGCCCCGCTTCTGGCGACGGTCGGCGGCGTGCTGCTTCTGGCGGAGATTCCGGGTCCCGTGGCGATTTCGGGAATCCTTCTCCTGAGTTGCGGCGTTTTCCTGATGTCGTTTCGCGGCAGCCGCGCGCTCGGCGCCTATGACGGGCGCTCCGTCTTCTTCGCCCTCGTGACCTCCGTCTTCATCGCCGGCTACACGCTGACCGACGGCTCCGGCGCGCGCTCGGCCGCGGATGCGACCAGCTACGCGGTGTGGCTGTTCATGTGCGAGGGGCTGTGGTCGCTCGTTTTCTGCCTCGCGCTGCGCGGGCCGAAGGCGCTGCGCACGATGGCCGGCGAATGGAAGGTCGGGCTGGTCGGCGGCTTCCTGAGCGCCGTCGCCTACTGGATCGCGATGTGGGCGATGACCAAGGCGCCGATCGCCACGGTCGGGGCTCTGCGGGAAACATCGATCCTGTTCGCCATGGCGCTCTCGACCCTCGTGCTCGGCGAGCGGCTGACGCGCTGGCGGGTCGCGGCCGGGCTGCTGATCGTCGGCGGCATGGTGGCGCTTCGCTTCGGCTAG
- a CDS encoding acyl-CoA thioesterase: MNRNEVKPVGELTLRTLAMPADANAAGDIFGGWVMAQMDLACGIRAAERAKGRVVTAAVKEMAFAKPMKVGDTLCIYIDITKVGRTSMTLRVEAWAQRYLSDLMERVTHADFIMVALDGVGKPTPIPAES; encoded by the coding sequence ATGAACAGGAACGAGGTAAAGCCGGTCGGCGAACTGACGCTGCGCACGCTGGCCATGCCGGCCGATGCCAATGCCGCCGGCGACATCTTCGGCGGCTGGGTGATGGCGCAGATGGACCTTGCCTGCGGCATCCGCGCCGCCGAGCGTGCCAAGGGCAGGGTGGTGACGGCGGCGGTCAAGGAAATGGCGTTCGCCAAGCCGATGAAGGTCGGCGACACGCTGTGCATCTATATCGACATCACCAAGGTCGGCCGCACTTCGATGACGCTGCGCGTCGAGGCGTGGGCGCAGCGCTACCTCTCCGACCTGATGGAGCGGGTCACGCATGCCGACTTCATCATGGTCGCGCTCGACGGGGTCGGCAAGCCGACGCCCATCCCGGCGGAGAGCTGA
- a CDS encoding winged helix-turn-helix transcriptional regulator, with product MTLSHHDETTCEGVSRILSRVGDKWTVLVVEFLSDGPMRFNELRRLIGNISQKMLTTTLRGLERDGLVTRTVYPTVPPRVDYELTSLGRELLVPVKALALWARENIDRINAARERFDGNGR from the coding sequence TTGACACTGAGTCACCATGACGAAACCACCTGCGAGGGTGTGAGCCGCATCCTGTCGCGCGTCGGCGACAAGTGGACGGTGCTGGTGGTGGAATTCCTGAGCGACGGCCCGATGCGATTCAACGAATTGCGGCGGCTGATCGGCAACATCTCGCAGAAGATGCTGACCACGACGCTGCGCGGACTGGAGCGCGACGGGCTGGTGACGCGCACCGTCTATCCGACGGTGCCGCCCCGCGTCGATTACGAGCTCACATCGCTCGGGCGCGAGCTGCTGGTGCCGGTCAAGGCGCTGGCGCTATGGGCGCGGGAGAACATCGACCGCATCAACGCGGCGCGCGAGCGATTCGACGGGAACGGCCGCTAG